atttatGTCATGTTTAATGAGTTTTGTTACATTTCCTTGAACTTTATCATCTCAACgatttaaattgattttctttTACTCTATTGCAAAGACACATTTTATCGATATTCACCACCTagtatgtttttctttttaatttcagtGACTTAAATTGGTTTTTCTTTTTGCTTTAACAGAAAACTAAATTTTACTTTACATGACCTTCTTGAACTATAACTagaaattattaattttattccCCAAAAAGCATCAAGGCCTTTGGCTAATATTAAACAAATACTAAATAGTGGTAAAGCCAAGGAGAAAATCAATTACAGCGAACATAAAGAAGATTTTGTTCTTAATCTGATTCCTTGGACTGTAAAAAAGGGGTCGCCATTGTAGTTAGCGTTTATCATTCAAGTTAGGGATAAAGAAATAAAGGAGACGTGAAAATCCGGAGAATTCACTGAGTAAAGATAAAAAGAACACGTTGGGTCGAATTTGTCGCCGATTAGGTTTCAGGGTGTGTTGCAGTCCGATAGAGACTCCGAACATTCCTTAGGGTCAGCGAGGACTCGGCTAAGTCTCCCGCTCAGCTAATTACACGCCGAGTTCAAAATCACACTATTACCACGTGGTGTCGTGTAATATCCAGAGGAAAAAATGtacttgattaaaaataaaatctcttgGATCATCTTTCCATGTAAATGCTCTATATTTTGAAAGTAGCATATTTAAGTAGTAAGGTGTTGTAGAtgtattaattaaattttaattgaaagAAGGATATCAACAAGCACGTGCTGAAGATTAATTTGCTAAATTTTAATCACTTTTCTAATATGATCTTCGTCAACTTCGTGGAAACAagattatcaattataaaacctgcatgaaatgtGCATCAGCACTTGAAAAGCATGGCACAATTCCTCGTCCATGGGACACGATACAAGTGCTTCCCTGGCGAGACTAAACGCTCACTTTAATAGAGTCCTGTCAAAATGCACCGAAAATCTTTTCCTGTTTTACTTAGAATCACTGTCAAATGTCGATACAAAACTGTGTTTCATTACCAGACTAGCTATTTTTGAGATTTAAAAAAGCGTTCCTCCATCTCTATAGAATCCTATAGAAACCCACATTACCAAATTTAGACGGATATTCCTGCCCTAACCGAACCCTCCAATGACTGATATTCCTGCCCTAACCGAACCCTCCAATGACAGATATTCCTGCCCTAACCGAACCCTCCAATGACGGATATTCCTGTCCTAACCGAACCCTCCAATGACAGATATTCCTGCCCTAACCGAACCCTCCAATGACTGATATTCCTGCCCTAACCGAACCCTCCAATGACAGATATTCCTGCCCTAACCGAACCCTCCAATGACGGATATTCCTGTCCTAACCGAACCCTCCAATGACAGATATTCCTGCCCTAACCGAACCCTCCAATGACGGATATTCCTGTCCTAACCGAACCCTCCAATGACGGATATTCCTGTCCTAACCGAACCCTCCAATGTCCTTTTTGGCGAATCCTCTTCGACGATTTCGTATTAAAAGGACATACATTTCCCATGTAATGCACTTTGTATAGTTAGGTGacatgtgaaataaattatgaaTGACTTATTGTATGACTTTTATCGTCATTACTCCAAAACTGATTGTCAATTACCTTGTTTCGGAATCACATGAAAACATCAGTTCACTCTCATGGTATCAAATCCCCCTTGCAACTGTATAGATTGACATTCCCTTAGCTTATCAAAATGTGTAACGTCATAGACTCAATCACATGTGAAACGAAGGTTACctcatttcaaacaaaaatatcaaaatttaagttACTTACCAGGATCATAAATGATTTCTTTTTCCTCCCGGCGTTTCTTGCAGACGAAGCAGACGAGAATAATGTAAACGATGACGAACAGAGACACGAAAGAAAGAACTCCGAGAAGCGCCATGGCCAGAGTGTACCATTTTCCGTTCTTCATGGTAATCGGTGCTTGACCATGTACGTCCATCGGGTCATCGTCAGGTGTGTTTACGTCAATATTTAACTCATTTGTCACAAACACCTCCTGtgaaatgttgtttttacttGGTAGAAGATTGATGAACGGCGCCTGGTGAAATCTGTCGAATTCAATGAAGGGTCCGCACATTGTGTCCCAAGATTTGTCACATGGACGGCGGATCACTTCGTTAACTGGACACTGGGTACAAGGCCGACACTCTCTcaaacttttgtcaaagtaaTGGGAAGATTTACATGTAGGAACTTCCTGTTGTGTTCCCAAAACTAGACTAAATAATCCACAAATGATGAGGGTCTCAAAAGCCATCTTGAATCTGAAAACCGagagaaaattgaaattaaaaatacgGAAACTTGTAATCACCTCCAAACCATTTATGCAAATAGATAGacaaaaaaagttttgaatttGACTATAGACCATTACAAAATGCAAAAGTACATACATGAGTCAACATGTTTCAAGTCGAGCGAAATacaaattttttaaaatcaaattgaagTTTGTAACAAACTTTGATCAAGTGACATGTATAAGCACGTGAGCTTGCAGCTAGTTCTCGCGTGCCTGCAGTTCTGactcaatattatatatatgtagtgtcTATTATGAATTTAAAGTGTACATATTTTAGAGTCAGAACTTGCAGCCTGCCCGATGTCTTTCTTCGCTTCAAGCAAggcaatatattttaaaaacattctcCTTTAGAAATTTACAGAATCAACAGCTTCTGTGTCTGCCCGTGCCCCGAACATTTGATATGTTTTACTCCAGGAAAGGAAATTCCTTTAAAAGGCCTACTAGGTATTGTACAGCCGTGTTGCGTCACCGCAGCATATAGACTACGACATCTAGGTCAGCAGACGACACGGGGATTCAAATACAATGTTCTTGACTCATACAAAAACTCTGCATTGGTTTAGATAGACAATAatcgatgaaaaaaaaaagaattcgGAGCTGCATTTGGATGAAAACAGAATGAAAACATTGTTAGTTTTACAACAGTCAGTGAAATGttcattaattaaaatgaaatcaaagtGTGTACGACAATCACTACGCCCCATTGTAATTTTTAAATTCTGTCAAACAATGTACTTACCTTGTAAACGTTGTAATCCGTTGGTTAGGAATGTAAAAATGTAACAACTTATACACAATTCGAGCAAATAATGAAACGGAGGAGATTCTATCACATGTATTCCCACGCTAGGCGAATGAATGATTGTACACGTTGCCGCAGTGGTCTGCGAACTTGAATGAACGAAACTGCCACACAGTCGTAGTACCGCCCATTAGTAACAATCAAACCAATCAAATCACTACTTCGTGCGCACACAACTCCGCCCACTTTGCGTTATTCAAGCGTTCAGACCAGTCTGTGTGTCTTTGTCGGTTTGAATCGAAACTACGTACAGGCATTATATAGATCAAAACAAGTTATTCATACATAAGTTTTGAAAGAAAAGTTGCCatatattgtaaattttataaatCTCAAACTGAAATATTGCGCTGGTACTAAAATCCCCTTGCTGATATCGGACGGGTTCATGACCCCGAGGCTGTGTTTCATTCATGCAGCCTACAAAACAACCTGTTACACATGGGCCAGTTTCACACGGCGATCGACGTATCTCATCTTGAATAGGTAGAAACATTCCATGGGCCTTTGTCATGCCTGACCTCGCCAGCCAACCGCTGGCCTCGACAACACAAAATTTGAATATCAGACATGAATAGCGTATAGAGAAGaatgtatttgtttataccTAGATTTTTACCTGTAGGTAGTAAATGTAGGTGATATACCTGGTGCTGTATTTCAAGtttctatttttcatttcaatgttGCGAGAGTTTCTCTTTTTCTATTTCATCACGGGGTGTAGACAAGTGAggacaatatataatattatttttaatcgTCTTCCTTTTGGGACACCATCTTTACACGACAGTAAGATCACCTCACTTATTACATAGGTAtagccaaggatttataagtctcaaATAAATCATTGGTATATCTGGTAGACTTTCAGGcggtttttttaatttcaaattaagctGATTATTCCATTTCCCCTCCTACCAATGCAGAATCCCAATCGTTTCAAACCTACATATACCTATCTGGACATCCCTCAACTCgacactttgtttgtttgtttgattttttttttaattttcaagcATGATATAAGACTACAAGTTTCATTGATAAGCAGTTATCGTATATCATGATTGAAAACTAAAAAAGTgtgcatgtacattgtatgtgtctATACTGTCTTGTGGGATGAGTTATGTGTGTAAGTTTATACTTGTGTATGAGAGTAATGTTAAAATAATGAAGGAAAAGTACATACGTAATATAAAGTGGTACAGCATACTTGTTATATACTGTTATTTCCAACTATAAGTATTAAAACTAGAACTGGTACTTTTCGAGGTAAAACGGGGCCGCAGTGAAAtgtcacaagccctccacctctgggtcgcgagatCGAAtcaatgtggggcagttgctgGTTGgagttttttctccgggtactccagaTTACCTCCTCCAACTaccctggcacgtccttacattaccctggctTTCAATATGGCT
The DNA window shown above is from Argopecten irradians isolate NY chromosome 8, Ai_NY, whole genome shotgun sequence and carries:
- the LOC138330430 gene encoding uncharacterized protein; the encoded protein is MAFETLIICGLFSLVLGTQQEVPTCKSSHYFDKSLRECRPCTQCPVNEVIRRPCDKSWDTMCGPFIEFDRFHQAPFINLLPSKNNISQEVFVTNELNIDVNTPDDDPMDVHGQAPITMKNGKWYTLAMALLGVLSFVSLFVIVYIILVCFVCKKRREEKEIIYDPEMCSPTPSLMQTYYPPRSKKAASADVEESDDSAGGGRMIVLPNIYDYDADNSGQTVSSGSTNYVYFKAQTSS